The Leucobacter viscericola genome includes a window with the following:
- the tyrS gene encoding tyrosine--tRNA ligase — MSVVNERTEILSAQKNDDSFATLWEELEWRGLIHVSTDATALSELLEGKPFTYYCGFDPTAPSLHLGNLVQLLLLRRLQLKGHKPLGLVGGSTGLIGDPRPTAERTLNSLDTVAEWVSRLQAQVSKFLSQDGDSAMRLVNNLDWTAPLSAIDFLREIGKHFRVGTMLKKDAVAARLNSDEGISYTEFSYQILQGFDFLELFRQYDCVLQSGGSDQWGNLTSGTDLIRKVEGASAHAIGTPLITNADGTKFGKSEGNAIWLDAEMCSPYAFYQFWLNQADADVVDRLKVFTFLSRAEIEEYERLVAEEPFKRAAQKRLALEVTTLVHGAAATQGAIDASGALFGQGDLAVLDSATLAAALSELPQAAGAAGSPIAQLLVDTELVKSLGEARRAIAQGGVYVNNVAVTAEDQALAAEDLLHGEFAVLRRGKKTLAGVRA; from the coding sequence GTGTCTGTAGTGAATGAACGCACCGAGATCCTGTCGGCCCAGAAGAACGACGACAGCTTTGCCACCCTGTGGGAAGAGCTGGAGTGGCGCGGGCTGATCCATGTTTCGACCGACGCCACGGCGTTGTCGGAACTGCTTGAGGGCAAGCCGTTCACCTATTACTGCGGCTTCGATCCGACCGCACCGAGCCTGCACCTGGGTAACCTCGTGCAGCTGCTGCTGCTGCGTCGTCTGCAGCTCAAGGGCCACAAGCCGCTCGGGCTGGTTGGCGGATCCACCGGGCTGATCGGCGACCCCCGCCCCACCGCTGAGCGCACGCTCAACAGCCTCGACACCGTGGCCGAGTGGGTCTCGCGCCTGCAGGCGCAGGTCTCGAAGTTCCTGTCGCAGGATGGTGACAGCGCCATGCGCCTCGTCAACAACCTCGACTGGACTGCCCCGCTCAGCGCGATCGACTTCCTGCGCGAGATCGGCAAGCACTTCCGCGTCGGCACGATGCTCAAGAAGGACGCCGTCGCCGCGCGCCTGAACTCCGACGAGGGCATCAGCTACACCGAGTTCAGCTACCAGATTTTGCAGGGCTTCGACTTCTTGGAGCTCTTCCGCCAGTACGACTGCGTGCTGCAGTCGGGTGGCAGTGACCAGTGGGGCAACCTGACGAGTGGCACCGACCTGATTCGTAAGGTCGAGGGCGCTTCCGCCCACGCGATCGGCACACCGCTCATCACCAACGCCGACGGCACCAAGTTCGGTAAGAGCGAGGGCAACGCTATCTGGCTCGACGCCGAGATGTGCTCGCCCTACGCCTTCTACCAGTTCTGGCTCAACCAGGCCGACGCCGACGTGGTGGATCGCCTCAAGGTGTTTACGTTCCTGTCTCGCGCCGAGATCGAAGAGTACGAGCGCTTGGTCGCAGAGGAGCCATTTAAACGGGCCGCCCAGAAGCGCCTCGCGCTCGAGGTGACCACACTCGTGCACGGTGCGGCGGCGACCCAGGGCGCCATCGACGCCTCGGGTGCGCTGTTTGGTCAGGGTGACCTCGCGGTGCTCGACTCCGCAACCCTGGCAGCTGCGCTCAGCGAACTGCCCCAGGCAGCGGGTGCGGCAGGATCGCCGATCGCCCAGTTGCTGGTCGACACTGAGCTTGTGAAGAGTCTCGGTGAGGCTCGCCGTGCGATCGCGCAGGGCGGGGTTTACGTGAACAACGTGGCAGTCACTGCTGAGGATCAGGCGCTTGCCGCCGAGGACCTGCTGCATGGCGAGTTCGCCGTGCTGCGCCGCGGCAAAAAGACCCTCGCGGGTGTGCGGGCGTAA
- a CDS encoding Lrp/AsnC family transcriptional regulator yields the protein MDSFDEDLIRALQLDGRAQFSTLANELGVHRTLVAQRVNELLESDEIRILAAVHPSAVGLPVQVNLQLRISGPTTPVFEQLLEFPNVVFLSEISGQSQAVVEVWAADLDDVGRSVREIQAIEGVVEAQLTIYDRVLRRLRLGRDPEPSDLVFDDFDIALMAELQTDGRLTFGELARRTGRSTSACRARTLRLLEARVMRIGAVRRRRTATTSVLSGFGIMLTGQENAAGSVEKMLLELPTIEFAARTLGRYSIIATIAARSLTGFTDIARQIREHPSVHLVETWVHAHVWLERYEWGMDRILQQARD from the coding sequence GTGGATAGCTTTGACGAAGACCTCATCCGGGCGCTGCAACTCGACGGCAGGGCGCAGTTCTCGACCCTGGCGAACGAACTCGGTGTGCACCGCACACTCGTAGCGCAGCGAGTCAACGAACTGCTCGAGTCGGATGAGATCAGGATCCTCGCGGCCGTGCACCCCAGCGCCGTCGGGCTCCCTGTTCAGGTGAATCTGCAGCTGCGCATCAGCGGGCCAACCACCCCCGTTTTTGAGCAGCTCCTTGAGTTTCCCAACGTGGTATTTCTCTCGGAGATCAGCGGGCAGTCACAGGCGGTGGTGGAGGTCTGGGCCGCAGATCTCGACGATGTGGGCAGATCGGTGCGCGAGATCCAGGCCATCGAGGGAGTGGTCGAGGCTCAGCTCACCATCTACGACCGCGTGCTGCGCCGCCTGCGCCTCGGGCGCGATCCCGAGCCCAGCGATTTGGTGTTTGACGACTTCGACATCGCACTGATGGCCGAGCTGCAGACCGACGGACGACTCACATTTGGTGAGCTCGCGCGGCGCACCGGGCGGTCGACATCTGCATGCCGGGCCCGCACCCTGCGGCTGCTTGAGGCGCGTGTCATGCGCATCGGTGCCGTGCGGCGACGGCGCACAGCCACGACGTCGGTGCTCTCCGGGTTTGGCATCATGCTCACCGGGCAAGAGAACGCAGCCGGTTCAGTCGAGAAGATGCTGCTTGAACTCCCCACCATCGAGTTCGCGGCGCGCACTCTCGGGCGCTACAGCATTATCGCCACCATCGCGGCTCGCTCCCTCACCGGCTTCACCGACATCGCACGACAAATACGCGAGCACCCGAGCGTGCACCTCGTTGAAACCTGGGTGCACGCTCACGTCTGGCTCGAGCGTTACGAGTGGGGAATGGATCGGATCCTGCAGCAAGCGCGGGACTAA
- a CDS encoding amidohydrolase — MRKLAFTQAPVPSAPKIVTAERIHALDDSGSNPEAFLVIDDRIQHIGSVAECRAAAGRISAIDPELIDLGDKTVVPGFIDAHAHPLMLGQMMSWVDCGPDKAGSIPEIVALLSEAAKSLPAGRPIRGYGYEQRNLAERRHPTRFELDEVAKDREVYLMNASGHGGVVNSYTFELHGVTRDTPNPKGGEFFRDADGELTGELSDAACNVLTGLEGVKIGHHGPNFHLADEPEEHKRQLAAAQENFLEGGVTTIGDAQVSRREFDMYLRLAESGDLKVRVSMYLLSHLLEEAIEMGLHGQFGNEYLSFAGIKFYSDGTLGGWTAYFPDGYVGDPCRTGQLYHDPRDYTALIAKAHRVGLQTATHSQSPTALEMVITAIEAAQAERPDADARHRIEHCGLPTPEQITRMAAAGIMPVNQPQHHYNWGEGVEQAVGTPGERFNPLGEFERAGVPVTISSDAPVADPRPMEAVQAAVSRITRRGTQLGSDDLAVSLDTALRAHTISAARALGREDELGSIEVGKRADFAVLDRDPHATPIPELAQVGIAETWIGGERVFTR; from the coding sequence GTGCGCAAACTTGCTTTTACCCAGGCCCCCGTGCCGTCTGCACCAAAGATTGTCACCGCCGAGCGTATTCACGCGCTTGATGACAGTGGCTCAAACCCCGAAGCGTTTCTCGTGATTGACGATCGGATTCAGCACATCGGATCGGTGGCTGAGTGCCGTGCGGCGGCTGGCAGGATCAGCGCAATCGATCCCGAGCTCATCGACCTGGGCGACAAAACGGTGGTGCCGGGGTTCATCGACGCCCACGCGCACCCCCTCATGCTTGGCCAGATGATGAGCTGGGTCGACTGCGGCCCCGATAAGGCTGGCTCGATCCCCGAGATCGTTGCGCTGCTCAGCGAGGCCGCTAAGTCGCTGCCTGCGGGCCGGCCGATCCGCGGTTACGGCTACGAGCAGCGAAACCTTGCCGAGCGTCGCCACCCCACACGCTTTGAGCTCGACGAGGTTGCCAAGGACCGCGAGGTCTACCTGATGAACGCTTCCGGCCACGGCGGTGTTGTGAACAGCTACACGTTCGAACTGCACGGTGTCACCCGCGATACCCCGAACCCGAAGGGCGGCGAGTTCTTCCGCGACGCCGACGGTGAACTTACCGGCGAGCTGTCTGACGCGGCGTGCAACGTGCTGACCGGACTCGAGGGCGTGAAGATCGGCCATCACGGCCCCAACTTCCACCTCGCCGACGAGCCCGAGGAACACAAGCGCCAGCTCGCGGCAGCCCAGGAAAACTTCCTTGAGGGTGGCGTCACGACCATCGGCGACGCGCAGGTGAGCCGTCGAGAGTTCGACATGTACCTGCGTCTCGCCGAGTCGGGTGACCTGAAGGTGCGCGTCAGCATGTACCTGCTGTCGCACCTGCTCGAAGAAGCGATCGAGATGGGTCTGCACGGCCAGTTCGGCAACGAGTACCTCAGCTTCGCGGGCATCAAGTTCTACTCCGACGGCACCCTCGGCGGCTGGACCGCCTACTTCCCCGACGGCTACGTCGGCGACCCCTGCCGCACCGGTCAGCTGTACCACGACCCCCGCGACTACACCGCCCTCATCGCGAAGGCGCACCGCGTGGGCCTGCAGACTGCAACGCACTCGCAGTCGCCCACCGCACTCGAGATGGTCATCACCGCAATCGAAGCCGCGCAGGCAGAGCGCCCCGACGCAGACGCACGCCACCGCATCGAGCACTGCGGTCTGCCGACCCCGGAACAGATCACGCGCATGGCCGCCGCAGGCATCATGCCCGTCAACCAGCCGCAGCACCACTACAACTGGGGCGAGGGTGTCGAGCAGGCCGTTGGCACACCGGGGGAGCGGTTCAATCCGCTCGGCGAGTTTGAGCGTGCGGGAGTACCCGTAACGATCTCCTCAGATGCGCCGGTTGCCGATCCTCGCCCAATGGAGGCAGTGCAGGCTGCGGTTTCGCGCATCACCCGCCGCGGCACGCAGCTCGGTTCTGACGACCTCGCCGTCTCGCTCGACACCGCGCTTCGCGCACACACGATCTCCGCTGCCCGCGCGCTCGGCCGCGAAGACGAGCTCGGCAGCATCGAGGTCGGTAAACGCGCTGACTTTGCCGTGCTTGATCGCGATCCGCACGCAACACCGATCCCCGAGCTTGCCCAGGTCGGCATCGCAGAAACCTGGATCGGTGGCGAACGAGTCTTCACCCGCTAG
- a CDS encoding MFS transporter produces the protein MSATTASQPNTHKRALKGGFAALVGTSIEWYDFYVYATAAAIIFPHVFFPEDLDPALATLASFGTYAVAFFMRPLGGIIFGHIGDKLGRKPALTITLVLMGVATTLVGLLPGYAAIGIWGPVLLILCRIVQGLAVGGEWGGASLMAVESAPPKWKSFYGGFTQVGNPLGAAMATGAFWALSGLGEEALLSWGWRLPFIFSIVLIAVGFWVRYRVEETPVFEEKVEGKEQSTPLLFALKNNWRPILLGFCIIAMSSGGYVIATTFVQNYADTPEIGLDPGIILGALTVASLVEMVVTLPIAALGDKIGVKWVMYLGIIPSFLVIIPLVLSIQAKNVALIWLFVILIRVTLSGAWAPLSTLMAQMFRPQARYTSMSLSYGVGAAVWGGLSPAIASALLLATGGNFWSVVGFFGVLTLAAWIGVRFAPQHSDIAPVTGSFTARTDTTAVNISDS, from the coding sequence ATGTCCGCAACTACGGCGTCCCAGCCGAACACGCATAAGCGTGCCCTGAAGGGAGGATTTGCCGCGCTCGTCGGCACCTCCATCGAGTGGTACGACTTCTACGTCTACGCCACCGCGGCCGCGATCATTTTTCCGCACGTCTTCTTCCCAGAGGATCTTGATCCCGCGCTCGCGACGCTCGCCTCGTTCGGCACCTACGCAGTCGCATTCTTCATGCGTCCCCTCGGCGGCATCATCTTCGGCCACATCGGCGACAAGCTCGGGCGTAAGCCCGCGCTCACCATCACCCTCGTGCTGATGGGTGTTGCGACGACGCTCGTCGGCCTGCTCCCCGGCTACGCCGCGATTGGCATCTGGGGCCCTGTGCTGCTGATTCTCTGCCGTATTGTGCAGGGTCTCGCCGTCGGTGGCGAGTGGGGCGGCGCGAGCCTCATGGCCGTGGAGAGCGCACCGCCGAAGTGGAAGAGCTTCTACGGTGGCTTCACACAGGTCGGTAACCCTCTCGGCGCTGCAATGGCAACGGGTGCGTTCTGGGCACTCTCCGGACTGGGCGAAGAAGCGCTGCTGAGCTGGGGATGGCGTCTGCCGTTCATCTTCAGCATCGTGTTGATCGCGGTTGGGTTCTGGGTGCGCTACCGCGTAGAAGAGACCCCCGTCTTCGAAGAAAAGGTTGAGGGTAAAGAACAGTCGACTCCACTTCTATTCGCGCTGAAGAACAACTGGCGTCCGATTCTGCTCGGCTTCTGCATCATCGCGATGTCGTCGGGTGGTTACGTGATCGCGACAACGTTTGTGCAGAACTACGCCGATACCCCCGAGATCGGTCTTGATCCCGGGATCATTCTTGGCGCGCTCACTGTCGCCTCTCTTGTTGAGATGGTCGTGACCCTGCCAATCGCAGCGCTCGGCGACAAGATCGGCGTGAAGTGGGTCATGTACCTCGGCATCATTCCGTCGTTCCTGGTCATTATTCCGCTGGTGCTGTCGATCCAGGCAAAGAACGTCGCGCTGATCTGGCTGTTTGTGATCCTCATTCGTGTCACTCTCAGCGGCGCTTGGGCACCGCTCTCAACCCTGATGGCGCAGATGTTCCGCCCGCAGGCTCGCTACACCTCGATGTCACTCTCATACGGAGTTGGCGCCGCGGTTTGGGGTGGACTGTCACCGGCCATCGCATCTGCACTGCTGCTCGCGACCGGAGGCAACTTCTGGTCGGTGGTCGGTTTCTTCGGGGTACTCACGCTCGCCGCCTGGATCGGCGTGCGCTTCGCGCCGCAGCACTCCGACATCGCGCCGGTGACGGGATCCTTTACCGCCCGCACAGACACCACAGCGGTCAACATTTCAGATTCGTAA
- a CDS encoding thiamine pyrophosphate-binding protein, with product MQTTPKRTTGWVVMETLRGYGIDTVFGIPGTHNLEFYRPLTSLGIRPVTTRHEQGAGYGADGWSLQTGLPGVVITTSGPGLLNALSAAGTAYCESRPMILLSPGPALGAEFADVGTLHETKDQLSAASAIVEWGRRVRSAEEAVAAIHDAFELFATTRPRPVYIEVPLDVLEEVTELAETVTAPRTFAAPAAADSKAIAEAAALLARADRPAILAGGGSRGAATELRALAERLSAPVVTTLNAKGVLDESHPLAVGSCLRLAAGRRVAQEADVLLVVGSKLGEAELWVSALEAEGTVIRVDLLESQISKNQRADIGLVGDAAAILAALNAVVQDRGASTELLETTAARVQEIRAAVRAESAELSAVNTELAETIAAALPKNAIVATDSSQIAYWGLLNTLTVAEANSTPYMATYATLGYGLPAALGSRIAAPHRPSFVVTGDGALMFSMNEFITVVEQGEDVTVIVVDNGGYAEIKQNEADAGIAPIGVDLVQPDWAAVATAFGGRGTRVADAAELSAAVDAAVATGGLQLIHIDQNTFSTTQGA from the coding sequence ATGCAAACCACCCCCAAGCGCACGACCGGCTGGGTCGTTATGGAAACCCTTCGCGGCTACGGCATCGACACGGTGTTCGGTATTCCAGGCACCCACAACCTCGAGTTCTACCGCCCGCTCACTTCGCTCGGGATCCGTCCCGTGACAACGCGTCACGAGCAGGGTGCGGGCTACGGCGCAGACGGTTGGTCGCTGCAGACCGGCCTGCCAGGCGTTGTTATCACGACCAGCGGCCCCGGCCTGCTGAACGCGCTCTCCGCCGCGGGCACCGCCTACTGCGAGTCGCGACCGATGATCCTGCTCTCACCCGGGCCCGCGCTCGGTGCGGAGTTCGCCGACGTCGGCACGCTTCACGAGACGAAGGATCAGCTGAGCGCTGCCTCCGCGATTGTCGAGTGGGGGCGCCGCGTGCGCTCCGCCGAGGAAGCGGTCGCCGCGATCCACGACGCGTTCGAACTTTTCGCGACGACCCGGCCCCGACCCGTCTACATCGAGGTGCCGCTCGATGTGCTCGAGGAGGTCACCGAGCTCGCCGAGACGGTCACCGCTCCACGCACCTTCGCCGCACCCGCGGCGGCAGACTCGAAGGCCATCGCTGAGGCGGCGGCACTGCTGGCTCGGGCTGACCGCCCTGCGATCCTCGCGGGCGGTGGCTCCCGCGGCGCAGCCACCGAGCTTCGTGCGCTCGCCGAACGGCTGAGTGCGCCCGTCGTCACGACCCTCAACGCGAAGGGTGTGCTCGACGAGTCCCACCCGCTCGCTGTCGGCTCGTGCCTGCGCCTGGCCGCGGGACGTCGGGTAGCCCAAGAGGCCGATGTGCTGCTGGTTGTCGGCTCGAAGCTGGGGGAGGCCGAGCTGTGGGTTTCCGCGCTCGAAGCCGAGGGCACCGTCATTCGCGTTGACCTGCTCGAGTCGCAGATCTCGAAGAACCAGCGTGCAGACATCGGACTGGTGGGCGACGCGGCCGCGATCCTCGCCGCGCTGAATGCGGTGGTTCAGGATCGCGGAGCAAGCACAGAACTCCTCGAGACGACTGCGGCTCGCGTGCAAGAGATCCGCGCCGCGGTGCGTGCCGAATCGGCGGAACTGTCGGCCGTCAATACCGAGCTCGCCGAGACGATTGCGGCGGCTCTGCCCAAAAACGCGATCGTGGCGACCGACTCGTCGCAGATCGCTTACTGGGGACTGCTCAATACGCTCACCGTTGCCGAAGCAAATTCGACTCCCTACATGGCAACCTACGCCACACTCGGGTACGGGCTGCCCGCCGCACTCGGCTCGCGGATCGCGGCCCCACACCGCCCGTCGTTTGTTGTGACCGGCGATGGTGCGCTGATGTTCTCCATGAACGAGTTCATCACCGTGGTCGAGCAGGGCGAAGACGTCACCGTGATCGTTGTTGACAACGGCGGCTACGCAGAGATCAAGCAGAACGAGGCCGACGCGGGCATCGCGCCGATTGGTGTTGACCTCGTGCAGCCCGACTGGGCCGCGGTCGCAACGGCCTTTGGCGGCAGGGGTACGCGCGTGGCTGATGCCGCTGAACTCTCCGCGGCGGTCGACGCGGCGGTTGCTACGGGAGGCCTGCAGCTGATCCACATTGATCAGAACACCTTCTCGACCACCCAGGGGGCCTAG
- a CDS encoding C-terminal binding protein: protein MTASTRPIAVYTDVDDTDPTPGIRLLEANGFEVRVLGTRDPDEIIAGAKDATVLLPGYAEIPRRVIEALPELKLIALMSMGFDYVDIAAATERGVWVTNVPGAATEEVATHALAILLASVRQLNFYTASANPTDWNDRAPAAPPRLSETTLGIIGLGKIGRELVRLAGPLFGEVVGYDPMLPDTPEARAELEALGVRRAELEEVRAAANVLSLHLPLTPQTERMVDAEFIAAMPRGSVLVNVSRGALVDHTALAAALDAGQLSGAALDVLEQEPPAADHPMLGREDVVLTPHIAYFSARTEIEYVRIQAQNAVALRLAGAPETPVNRPGA from the coding sequence ATGACAGCATCCACGCGACCCATCGCGGTCTACACCGACGTTGATGACACGGACCCCACCCCGGGAATCCGGCTGCTCGAGGCGAACGGCTTTGAGGTTCGAGTGCTGGGCACGCGTGACCCAGACGAGATCATCGCCGGGGCAAAAGACGCGACCGTGTTGCTGCCCGGCTACGCCGAGATTCCGCGCCGCGTCATCGAAGCGCTGCCCGAACTCAAGCTCATCGCACTCATGTCGATGGGGTTTGACTACGTTGACATCGCGGCCGCTACCGAACGCGGTGTTTGGGTCACAAACGTTCCCGGGGCCGCAACAGAAGAGGTGGCAACCCACGCGCTCGCGATCCTGCTCGCCAGCGTGCGCCAGCTGAACTTCTACACGGCGTCAGCGAACCCGACCGACTGGAACGACCGCGCTCCCGCTGCTCCGCCGCGGCTCAGCGAGACCACCCTCGGCATTATTGGACTCGGCAAAATTGGGCGCGAACTCGTGCGCCTCGCAGGGCCGCTGTTCGGCGAGGTCGTTGGTTACGACCCCATGCTGCCCGATACCCCCGAGGCGCGTGCCGAGCTTGAGGCTCTGGGCGTTCGTCGCGCCGAGCTCGAAGAGGTGCGGGCTGCCGCCAATGTGCTTTCGCTTCACCTACCGCTCACTCCGCAGACGGAGCGCATGGTTGACGCGGAGTTCATTGCGGCGATGCCGCGCGGATCGGTGCTTGTGAACGTGTCTCGTGGAGCGCTCGTTGACCACACCGCACTCGCTGCCGCGCTCGACGCGGGGCAGCTCTCGGGTGCGGCACTCGACGTGCTTGAGCAGGAGCCCCCGGCTGCGGATCACCCGATGCTGGGTCGGGAAGACGTGGTGTTGACCCCGCACATCGCCTACTTCTCCGCGCGCACAGAGATCGAATACGTGCGCATTCAGGCGCAAAACGCGGTTGCACTGCGGCTTGCGGGTGCTCCGGAGACCCCCGTCAACCGCCCAGGGGCGTAA
- a CDS encoding helix-turn-helix domain-containing protein, with protein MRPVHPTADEGNVQIGAKLRTARNSQRLTLEQLATATGLTKGFISRIERDDTLPSVPTLVQLCQALSLPIGSLFEEPNIQRIALADAPHINMGGELVDERLVTPRSVDEVQVIRSSLKPHATGGDTLYTVNCTLEVLHVISGRLTLVLVGREEELLAGDTITFPGPTPHTWRTDSEGAEITWTLVPAAWSGSA; from the coding sequence GTGCGCCCAGTCCACCCGACAGCGGACGAAGGAAACGTGCAGATCGGCGCAAAGCTCCGTACAGCGCGTAATTCGCAGCGACTCACGCTGGAACAGCTCGCAACCGCGACCGGGCTCACGAAGGGATTCATCAGCAGGATCGAGCGCGACGACACCCTGCCCAGCGTGCCGACTCTGGTGCAGCTGTGCCAGGCACTCTCGCTCCCGATCGGCAGCCTCTTCGAGGAACCCAACATTCAGCGCATCGCGCTCGCCGACGCACCGCACATCAATATGGGCGGAGAACTCGTAGACGAGCGGCTCGTTACCCCACGCTCGGTTGACGAGGTGCAGGTGATCCGATCCTCACTCAAACCGCACGCCACCGGCGGCGACACTCTCTACACGGTCAACTGCACGCTCGAGGTGCTCCACGTCATTTCAGGCCGCCTCACACTCGTGCTGGTCGGACGCGAGGAAGAGCTGCTGGCCGGTGACACCATCACCTTCCCCGGCCCGACCCCGCACACCTGGCGCACCGACTCGGAGGGAGCCGAGATCACCTGGACCCTCGTGCCCGCGGCGTGGAGCGGATCGGCCTAG
- the speB gene encoding agmatinase: MSAHTPQGPVDASLTPRYAGIATFAKLPRIEDVPAADIAVVGVPFDSGVSFRPGARFGPTHVREASRLLRPYNPAQDVSPFAVKQVVDAGDIVANPFSLDEAVRQVEEAATELGERVDKIVTIGGDHTIALPLLRAINKKHGPVAVLHFDAHLDTWDTYFGAPTTHGTPFRRASEEGLIDLTASMHGGTRGPLYGKGDLEDDVKLGFQIVTSEFIEENGVPAALERIRERVGDKPLYISIDIDVLDPAHAPGTGTPEAGGLTSREMLRLIRGLADLHIVGADVVEVAPAYDHAQITAVAASHVVYELVSAMAARD; this comes from the coding sequence TTGAGTGCTCACACCCCGCAGGGGCCGGTTGATGCAAGCCTCACTCCCCGCTACGCAGGGATCGCAACATTTGCAAAGCTGCCGCGTATCGAAGACGTGCCCGCCGCCGATATCGCAGTCGTGGGGGTGCCGTTTGACAGCGGTGTGAGCTTCCGCCCCGGCGCCCGCTTTGGCCCGACGCACGTGCGCGAGGCTTCGCGCCTGCTGCGTCCCTACAACCCCGCTCAAGACGTTTCGCCGTTCGCGGTGAAGCAGGTCGTTGATGCGGGCGACATTGTTGCCAACCCGTTTAGCCTTGACGAGGCGGTCCGCCAGGTCGAAGAGGCAGCGACCGAACTCGGCGAGCGTGTCGACAAGATCGTCACGATCGGTGGCGACCACACCATCGCGTTGCCTCTGCTGCGCGCGATCAACAAGAAGCACGGCCCGGTTGCTGTGCTTCACTTCGACGCACACCTTGACACCTGGGACACCTACTTTGGTGCCCCGACAACTCACGGCACCCCGTTCCGCCGGGCGTCAGAAGAGGGCCTTATCGACCTCACCGCCAGCATGCACGGCGGCACCCGCGGCCCGCTCTACGGCAAGGGAGACCTCGAAGACGACGTGAAGCTCGGTTTCCAGATCGTCACGAGCGAGTTCATCGAAGAGAACGGCGTACCCGCCGCCCTCGAGCGCATCCGCGAGCGAGTGGGTGACAAGCCGCTCTACATCTCGATCGATATCGACGTGCTCGATCCCGCGCACGCACCCGGCACCGGCACACCGGAAGCTGGCGGTCTGACCAGTCGCGAGATGCTGCGCCTCATTCGTGGGCTCGCGGACCTGCACATCGTTGGGGCCGATGTTGTTGAGGTTGCTCCTGCCTACGACCACGCACAGATCACCGCCGTGGCCGCAAGCCACGTCGTTTACGAACTGGTGAGCGCTATGGCAGCACGCGACTAG
- a CDS encoding YybH family protein, with amino-acid sequence MNTPSEAAVLAAADNIIRAFADTDTDAYFAGFASDATFIFHPEAARLDSREAYEQIWASWLEAGWRVTSCTSTDRLVQAFPGGAVFSHTVATSIDSNDGPDSYVERESIIFRADEDGSLTAIHEHLSTTPETEAAAS; translated from the coding sequence ATGAACACACCAAGCGAAGCTGCAGTCCTTGCCGCGGCTGACAACATCATTCGCGCGTTTGCAGATACCGATACCGACGCATACTTTGCGGGTTTCGCAAGCGACGCGACCTTCATCTTCCATCCAGAGGCCGCTCGCCTCGACTCTCGCGAGGCGTACGAGCAGATCTGGGCTTCCTGGCTCGAGGCTGGCTGGCGGGTAACCTCCTGCACCTCGACGGATCGTCTTGTGCAGGCGTTTCCCGGCGGCGCGGTCTTTAGCCACACCGTCGCTACGAGCATCGACTCGAACGACGGCCCCGACTCCTACGTTGAGCGCGAGAGCATCATCTTTCGCGCCGACGAAGACGGTTCGCTGACCGCGATCCACGAGCACCTCTCGACGACGCCCGAAACCGAGGCGGCGGCATCATGA